The Lathyrus oleraceus cultivar Zhongwan6 chromosome 5, CAAS_Psat_ZW6_1.0, whole genome shotgun sequence genome includes the window aaaaatataGTAATGACAAATGctcttttattattttatataaaattattcttgtaaaaaatatcaaatttattttcGGAAACCTTCTCTCCCCATGAGAATAATTGCCATCAAATGTTAGGGTCATGGATTTCCaattaacataaacaaatatccatttttcatttaattaattttaaaatagaatatttgttttaaaaaaatgtttgCATTGAAAACACACCTAAATCCATATTTTTAATAACATTAAAAAATTGaaatttattaaattaatttttttaattgaaaCATAAGATGATTGTGatatgaaagagaaaaaaaaaattaattaataaaaaattatgtTGACTATGTATAACTACGTATTGTGTGTTTTACTACGTATtatagatttttgtatttaaaagTTTTCCTTGTTTTATAATAGATGACAAGGGAGTATAGTTTAAAGCTTTTGTGATTGTAAATTATAATGAAGCAGAGCTAATAATACAATTTTTTGAGAAAGTGCTAAAGATAGTTCTCAGTACATTTGTCAACGAAATgaaataaatatataaatattatttttccCCCTTTAACTAGAGCTCTTCGGACTCTTGTTAGCTTGaaactgttttttttttttttgtgtgtgtgtgtgtaacTCAACAATTACCATGAACCTATCCCAAACATTTCTTCATATTTAATACTTTACTATTATCAACATTCATCCTCAAAACTCAAGAAATTACACTGTAAAGTTTGAAGTGAAGAGCAGAGCACTGCTGATATGTAAAACAGACAATTTTACTTACTATATATCCTTAATACAGTTTTTTTTCCAGCAACATTTATACAACAAATTGTAACCTTTATTAGAGATAAACTAAGGGAGAGCCACAGCAAGTTGAAACTGGCCCTGTATCCAAAAATAGTATAAGTCTCGCTGCAGTTTGTTTCCTGCCAAGATCATCACAAATGAATCAATAAATCAATATTCTTGTGAACCAGAGCATTAAACCCAAATAATCAAGCTATCAATAATAAAGCTATCACAAACAGAAATACAAAAAACAATGAACTCTAAATTCAGAGCATTATATATAAAGCACTGATCCATGCAATCTCTTCATGTATCCATATATTGCATGTATCAGTGCTTCATGGCCAATATATGACATTAGAGAACGAAGAAAAGGAAATTGACAAATATGACATTGGAATTGTTTTTACCATATACTATTGTTGTCGTGTCAATTGGGGCAAACCGGGCAATAACATTTTTTGGTTGGGTCCACAGGTATAATTCTCCCTCTTTCCGTCAAACAAGGGGACACTCACATTACCGTTTTTCCtaatttcctttctttgctttCCCATAAATCAAACAATATGCTAGTGTCGATatctattttttttctttaacTAAGTCCATCTAACGCATAACTTTGTTGTTTGCTTAAGTCAATATTTATGAAGCCCATATAAACTAAATTGTTGAAGTATGGTTTTGTTTCAACATCCAATACTGTATCAACTATGCCTACTATTGTATCAACGATCCTACGTGCCACAGCTACCGGAATATGCTACCATAAGAGCAAGATCTTTTTCTAGCGCCCTCGAGGTCAAGATTGAGATCTTCAGGAACGACCCTAATGGAAAACCATGTTGGATTTCTGATTCATGTTGGGCCCAATGTTGTCTATGGCATATGGCAGTCCATGGCGGAGAGCCAAAATCCCGCTATACCGGCCGCTTTGTGGCGCCATCATAGAGGAATATTTAGCATTGCGGCTAGCCCAAAAACCGCCACTGATTTCTGCCATGGCACCGCTATTGCTGATATTCAATAACAATGGTTGGGCCTTTCTTAACTGGGTTGGGTTATGATTTTAAAAAAAGGTTTACTTGGAATTGAAAGCTGAGTTCCCTTCCTTTCCTAAACCCTAAAACGCGACAGCTTCCTTTCCCCCTCTGTTCTCTGGTATGATGCTTATGAACTATTAATTAAATTGGTTGAATGTTGGGTTTTGTTGATTATTTTGTCCACGTATTATAATTTTTATgcttttgtgtgtgtgtgtgtgtatgaaACTACAATTTTGCCCGTCAGTAGGATTGAATGTGTCGTGTTACGATCTTACGCCGGCCTAATGATCTTACTTAAGATCCCGTGTTTGACCACATTGATTAAACATATTATTTACTAAGTTGTGATTATCATCTGCATAAATAGTTGTGTATTAATGGAAAATACCCATGTCTCTTTACAAATATTATCCAGATTATGTAAAGTATGCATACTTTTAATAAATATGTGTCAATATATCTACCGTATATTGTTTATTGTTTCTTAAGAATTTCCCGTATTCATGTCGTATCATCATACCCGTATTGTATCAAGCATTTGGGTTTCATAGGTCGATTTTAACACATGACTCTCAATTTTCAGGTTGTTGTATGTGTGTGCTTTTAAAAGATTGCAGAATGTTTTTGTTCTTTAGCAATTATGTTTGTTGCAATACttgtattttcttttatttatgtATTTCTCCTAGTCCAAAGTCCAAACCCTACAGCATACAACCAAAACCATGTACTAGTTTTAAGAGGTAAGATCTAGGAAGTAGATATCCAAACAGTAATTGTTATACTCAATGAACTTTTTTAAGCATATTCAAACACATACCCCAGGTCTATCATAtcataaattttaaaatttccaTATCAGTGTATTGACAAATTGGTGCACCATTGCGTTAGCATTTCGCCTAGAAAGTAATATAATAACTATATTACCAATAATATAAATTTAGTTTAAAAGTACGCAGTGTTATTAAATAGCGGCACCATGGCCACTATGGTGGATATACATGGCGGTTTTTGGGTTCGCCGCAATGGTATATATTGGCCAATATTGCAGGTTTTTCAACCATAATCCGCTATAGCGGCGCCGCTATGGCGGGATTTGGAGTCTCTGCCATGGATCGCAATCCACCATGGACAACACTGCAAGTATGCATGATCGAGTTCCACTATTTTGTCACGTCATAATATTACTTTCAGAAGAACATCTACTACGTGCCGAGTTGGTGAAACATGACTGATACAAGTACGCCCAGTATTGTTAAAATACCCATATTAGGTTATTGACATATCAGTGCATCACCATAACATTAGCATATCGCCGCACAATATATAAAGTAATTTAATAACTATATTACCAACAACGTAAATTAGGTTTACATGATGTACACCCGATAGAGTTTCACTATTTTGTCACGTAATAATATTACTTTCAAAATATCATCTTTGCAACGTGTCAAGTTCGTGAAACATGATTGGACTATACATATAGTCAGTGTACAATTACTAAACTCGAATTAGGATTCTCTCATGTGACATTTTCATTTAGTAAGAACCCCAGACCATAATTAAAATCAATAACTAGGAAAAGTATGTACATGGAACCACCAGTGTTATCAAATATCCGCCATGGCGGCACCATATGGCAGATAGACACAGCGATTTTCAACCATAATCCGCTATAACGGCGCCGCAAAACGGCTGGAATAGTGGGGTTTTGGCTCTCCACCATGGACCGCCATCGGCCAACGACAACACTGCATGGGACTTTGATGGTGGAGATTTCACCCGAGATATTCCAGTGGGGAGAATCCATTCGAATTAAACTCAATAATATTTTCAAAACCTTAACCAAATAACTCAACTCAGTTAATTCTTTACAAATTTATATAGAACTACTACAAGTAATTAAGTAAGAAGGCCAGAAACTTACAAGCTATAAGCTAATCCTGTGTCCTATTTGAATTGTCTTTGTTGTTGTTTCCATATATCAAACCTGTAACCTGAAATCAAAATTGAAATATTCAAATTTATAAAACAATAGCAAAAGTAACTATAGAGTCTATAATAGATAAGAAGCAAAAGTGGTTAAAAAAACGAACTTGAGGATCAGGAACAGGTTTTCGAGTCTCAACATATCGATATGAATCAGAGGAAGCAAGAGCCGCTTTTTCCTACGGAAAATTGACACAACACAAAAATTCAATGAATCACCGTTGCAATAGTTgaaaataagaaacaaaaaagagaaaaggaaGAACCTGTTGTTCACGTTTGAGGTCTTGGGAGGGTTTAATCCAAAGGAAGTAAGCTAGGGTTCCGGCGACAACCCAAGAAGCGAGGTTACTTCCTCCTCTGAGACCGCCCATTGAATTGTTAACGAAGGATCTTGCGTTCCCTAACGTTCTTCTCCAGCTACTCGACATTTTGAAAAGCGAATCGAATCGTAACGATTTCGTTGCAGAGATTTCAGGAAGTTGGGGATTGAGATTGAGAGTAGGAGTAAGAGGGATTCAGTTTAGAACCTTTGGACAAAGAACTATCCGTAAAACACAAGGAAAATCGGTGTGCCGGGGAAGGGTAAAGGGGTAAAGTATTATCAAAATTTATCTCagattttaatttttttttattttttattttttgattaaaaaaaacTATCAATGGGTCTAGTTCTTTGTGGACGTGTGTATACAAAGAGGAGTGTGTTAAATCCACGTTTAATTAAGGATGGTTAAATCGAACCAATTCAATAAAAAATTGCAAATCGAATTAcataaaatgaaaaaaaaaatgcATTTGATAAGTCCGtggtttgtattttgcaaactGAATCAAACTGCGTGATTTTATAATTCAAATTTCACTTAACTCACATTTAACTCAAACATAAATATATTATGTTGTAGCTTTATAATTACGAACGATTTTCTCCTCCTCACATTAAGGTTTCAGTTTCACCTTTCTCAAATCTCTCCTAACATTATCCCATCTTTTTTGTTAGATAGATTTTTACTCATCTTCTTTAATATCTATTATTTTCTTTTCATCTTCTCATTTTTATATTAATGTTATCTCTTTCAATTTCGTTTTTATCGCATCTCTTATGTAATATCTTATTTCTTTTGTTTCTTCACTTATCTCATTTcctcaatttttatttttatttttattataatattttttatatttgtttatgtttctTATTTCACTTTTGTCTAATATGATTTTTACATATTAAATGGGAAGTTGTTGTCTAAATATAATGAGTTTTTTTGTTATTTGATAACATAAGAATGACTAAATACAACGTTGTGTTATCATTTATATGTGTATGTATGACTtgataaaaaaattataaaaaaacGAACCAAACCGCATTTATTTGgtttggttttgtttgattttaTTTCTAAAAGACAACTGAATCAAATCAAACCGCATTTTTTTATATTGCGGTTAATATTACTTTTAGCGTCAAGACCGCCTAAACCGCACCACGAACACTCCTACACCCGATTGGGGAAAGACTTGGACTACTCATATTTGGGTTTTTCTCcacacaagatcaaaataacaattgtatcaagaccatgtagcagataagttcaagtagatctcaatacttgcatcagatgaaagcttaaatcacaataacttggtctcaaaatgttggtattagccaagtccttttgcatagggaatgttgcctaatcttaagtccaaaagttcagatcaaacccaacagtccacacaaacattttttagggtttttgttgtttattaggtattttaaggtcctaagacccCAAACACAAATAaagtacacaaacaaatatatacaatcacaatatatggctcaaatgaacaaagtgaaaatggtataaacataaacaagttaaatgatatgtaaatgacaaatgaatggtaaataacttggaattaaattgcataaaataaatgacttgaaagtaaagcaatattaataagaattagtcaaatgttagtcaaggttaactatatgttagtggtgttttgcttttcagttgattaagtcattctttggagaacactcaaccatttattcacaagcatggatccttgaaccacGACATATtccaaagaaaagaaaaaaggtcaagtttccacacaataccatgaaagataggagacttacaatctcacttactagaatgttaggcctttagggtcaaatttagctttatgttaagcaatcgtaattggacttatgtagaagtcacaactatctgaggtcgggcaataaaaatttaggtgctaatgcatgttagagatttggtataatgaaccaaactcctaaaacataccacacactaaaagaaaagatcaaaaggaatggacatatctcatccatacttgtattggttcatctgacacaaagtcattaatgaaccaattagctttaggatattgagatttcattggtcagtgaaagggatgggaaagaatgggaataaagatgaagaggaatgggagataagagaaacacaaattggtcatgggaggaattttatcaaattaaaatcattcattcattttgggagatgaaatgtccatttcataaatcccctaaatccaatgattttaatccaataaaagtcaaatcaaccttgactaagacccaaacaaatagtcaaacatcataagaccataaaaatggcttaacataatttttacacaattaatcaataaaaaatcaaa containing:
- the LOC127088341 gene encoding uncharacterized protein LOC127088341, producing MSSSWRRTLGNARSFVNNSMGGLRGGSNLASWVVAGTLAYFLWIKPSQDLKREQQEKAALASSDSYRYVETRKPVPDPQVTGLIYGNNNKDNSNRTQD